A portion of the Parasteatoda tepidariorum isolate YZ-2023 chromosome 5, CAS_Ptep_4.0, whole genome shotgun sequence genome contains these proteins:
- the LOC107440470 gene encoding uncharacterized protein — protein sequence MSSSALTIAAADRGFTWSDEETSILLQLWSNVHAQTNVSNGNKKGINIFEKVSEGMNSMGFLRTTSQCKEKIKRMKREYTVSKQRNQSGRNKKAMRFFELFEQILETIQLKNSESTIEKSTCPDKELEVKNRNIYLKKTTLKNDKPQPQPRSLRKRSLPVEVEDIPNPWSPDVVIIEEIPPVSSTSKSESFKFENGEPSKKKQTLDSSCSSLSFFKTMMNSLSLKFMKYQTESEEKMLRELEELENERAAMDERIQKMWVDFEERRKIDEREHELKITSSLQEIMNPKNLETEQK from the exons ATGAGCTCCTCTGCGCTGACAATCGCGGCAGCTGATCGAGGGTTTACTTGGTCCGACGAGGAAACGTCAATTCTTCTTCAGCTATGGAGTAATGTTCATGCGCAGACGAATGTTTcaaatggtaataaaaaaggcattaacatatttgaaaaagtcTCTGAAGGAATGAACAGTATGGGTTTTTTACGAACGACTTCTCaatgtaaggaaaaaattaaaagaatgaaaagagAGTACACGGTGTCGAAACAGAGGAATCAAAGTGGTCGGAATAAAAAGGCAATgagattttttgaattattcgaACAAATTCTCGAAacaattcaattgaaaaattccGAAAGTACAATAGAAAAGTCAACTTGTCCCGATAAAGAGTTAGAGGTTAAAAATAGGaacatttatctaaaaaaaaccactttaaaaaatgataaaccaCAACCACAGCCAAGGAGTTTGCGGAAAAGAAGTCTACCTGTTGAAGTGG aagaCATTCCTAATCCTTGGTCACCTGATGTAGTTATAATCGAAGAAATTCCTCCCGTGTCATCAACTTCGAAATCAGAATCATTCAAGTTTGAAAATG gtGAACCATCTAAGAAAAAGCAAACCCTAGATAGTTCCTGCTCAagcttatctttttttaaaactatgatgaactctctttctttaaaattcatgaaatatcaAACagaatcagaagaaaaaatgttGAGGGAACTAGAAGAGCTTGAAAATGAGCGGGCAGCTATGGATGAACGCATCCAAAAAATGTGGGTGGACTTTGAAGAGAGAAGAAAGATTGATGAAAGAGAACATGAGCTTAAAATAACGTCATCATTACAAGAAATCATGAAcccaaaaaatttagaaacagaacaaaaataa